One genomic segment of Methanobacterium spitsbergense includes these proteins:
- a CDS encoding TIR domain-containing protein, with protein MENESITYKLFLSQLKESTYEYDKLIGKLESVNDFQYINHSIADKTDKDDLKEQMKSVDVVVILSGLYSADKDLIQREIDVAVELGKPIVMIRPYGLETVPGNIEKKASEVIGWNAGCIVDSIHESLDEEGYDD; from the coding sequence ATGGAAAATGAATCAATAACTTATAAATTATTTTTAAGTCAACTAAAAGAATCAACTTATGAATATGATAAATTAATTGGTAAATTGGAATCTGTTAATGATTTTCAATACATCAATCATAGTATTGCAGATAAAACAGATAAAGATGATTTAAAAGAACAGATGAAATCTGTTGATGTTGTTGTAATATTATCTGGCCTATATTCAGCGGATAAAGATTTGATTCAACGTGAAATAGACGTTGCTGTGGAACTTGGCAAACCCATTGTTATGATAAGACCATATGGTTTAGAAACAGTTCCAGGAAACATTGAAAAAAAAGCATCAGAAGTTATTGGTTGGAATGCGGGATGTATTGTTGATTCAATACATGAAAGTTTAGATGAAGAAGGATATGATGATTAA
- a CDS encoding ferredoxin gives MTKNVDEKHHLKFRVVVERDKCTSCGSCEDLCPELFELDEGGIAHIIGSERVENNDELEMEEENCSVDAAESCPVMIIHVYKDDVELL, from the coding sequence ATGACAAAAAATGTGGATGAAAAACATCATTTAAAATTTAGGGTGGTTGTTGAAAGGGATAAGTGTACATCATGTGGTTCATGTGAGGATTTATGTCCAGAACTTTTTGAATTAGATGAAGGTGGCATAGCACATATCATTGGTTCAGAAAGGGTAGAAAATAATGATGAACTTGAAATGGAAGAAGAAAACTGTAGTGTTGATGCCGCAGAAAGCTGTCCAGTTATGATCATCCATGTATACAAAGATGATGTGGAACTCCTATAA
- a CDS encoding antibiotic biosynthesis monooxygenase gives MTFVLVIHRVEDYTKWKPVYDEDGATRKAKGSKGASVLRNTKDPNHLVVITEWENLEKAKDFTESDDLKNTMLKAGVVGKPAVFYLEEIEKTPY, from the coding sequence ATGACATTTGTTTTGGTGATACACAGAGTAGAGGATTATACTAAATGGAAACCAGTATATGATGAAGATGGTGCTACACGAAAAGCCAAAGGTTCTAAAGGTGCTTCTGTTCTTAGAAATACAAAAGATCCCAATCATTTAGTAGTAATAACCGAATGGGAAAACTTGGAAAAAGCCAAAGATTTTACTGAATCTGATGATTTGAAAAATACAATGTTAAAAGCAGGTGTAGTTGGTAAACCCGCTGTTTTTTATTTAGAAGAGATAGAAAAAACACCATACTAA